The Lacerta agilis isolate rLacAgi1 chromosome 5, rLacAgi1.pri, whole genome shotgun sequence genome has a segment encoding these proteins:
- the LOC117046543 gene encoding dual specificity protein phosphatase 13-like, producing MSHAGNGSSKNQNSESRSRYETPALSELQRLVWSRGGSDNHVDQVWPNLYLGDAWAARSKAILQSLGITHILNAADGPYNINTGAQYYRDLPIEYYGVQAFDDTSFDISVFFQDAANFIHNALKAAGGKVFVHCAMGLSRSATLVLAYLMIHENLTLVEALKSVDSNRGICPNTGFLIQLRALDIRLNNEKRGSLAL from the exons ATGAGCCATGCTGGAAACGGCTCCTCCAAGAATCAAAACTCGGAAAGTCGAAGCCGTTACGAGACACCAGCACTTTCTGAATTGCAGAGGCTAGTTTGGAGCAGAGGAGGATCCGACAACCATGTGGATCAAGTGTGGCCAAACCTCTACCTTGGAGACGC ATGGGCAGCTCGAAGCAAAGCCATTCTGCAGAGCCTCGGCATCACCCACATCCTCAACGCAGCAGACGGGCCGTACAACATCAACACGGGCGCTCAATATTACAGAGACCTGCCAATCGAGTACTACGGGGTGCAGGCGTTTGACGACACCTCGTTTGATATCAGCGTCTTCTTCCAGGATGCTGCGAATTTCATCCACAATGCCTTGAAGGCTGCAGGAG GCAAGGTATTTGTCCATTGTGCCATGGGGTTAAGTCGCTCAGCCACTTTGGTGCTGGCGTATTTGATGATCCATGAAAACCTGACACTCGTGGAGGCCTTAAAATCGGTGGATTCCAACCGAGGGATCTGCCCGAACACAGGGTTCCTCATCCAGCTACGAGCCTTGGACATCAGATTAAATAATGAGAAGAGAGGTTCCTTGGCTCTCTGA